A window of the Archocentrus centrarchus isolate MPI-CPG fArcCen1 chromosome 9, fArcCen1, whole genome shotgun sequence genome harbors these coding sequences:
- the LOC115785623 gene encoding polyubiquitin-like, with product MEITITMLSGSHTVRVNPQDTVGSLKRKIQSMLEVDPQRQRLIFSNGHRTPLSDDSKPISHYGLQQGSQVSLLVIEPAPIQVILKNVKGQTSTYDIQPDETVSIFKRRVESREGLPASQQRLIHESKEMRDGNKLADYSVGNQSTIYMSERLRGG from the coding sequence ATGGAAATAACCATCACTATGCTGAGTGGGTCTCACACCGTGAGGGTGAACCCACAGGACAcagttggctctctgaaaagaaaaatccagagCATGCTGGAAGTCGACCCTCAGAGGCAGAGGCTAATTTTTAGCAATGGTCACAGGACCCCACTCAGCGACGACTCCAAACCCATCAGCCACTACGGCCTACAGCAGGGCTCCCAGGTGTCTCTGCTGGTTATCGAGCCTGCTCCCATCCAGGTGATCCTCAAAAATGTAAAGGGACAGACGAGCACCTACGACATCCAGCCCGACGAGACTGTGAGCATCTTCAAGAGAAGAGTCGAGAGCAGAGAGGGTTTGCCTGCGAGCCAGCAGAGGCTCATTCACGAAAGTAAGGAGATGCGGGATGGCAACAAACTGGCGGACTACAGCGTTGGAAACCAGAGCACCATCTACATGAGTGAACGTCTGAGAGGAGGCTGA